AGAGCAGTTTCTCCTCGCCCTGGCGGTAGGCGGTGCCGACCGGCGGGCTGGCCGCGTGCACCGCCAGCAGGGCGACGAGATAGGGCAGGTCGCGGTCGCGGCGGCGGGCCTCGGCGAGCAGGCCGGAGAGCCGGCGGGGCGCGTCGGCGGGCAGGTCGAGCAGGTCCGTGGCGGCGGCGAGCTGCTCCTCGCTGAACCGGCTGTCGTCGGGGGTGGCGATGAGGTCCGGCTCGGGCATCTCGGCGCCGAGGTGCTCGCGTTCGACGGGCGGGGTGAGCAGCAGGTCGACGAGGTCCCCGACGCGGACGGAGGCGGGGGTGCGCAGCCCCGTGCCGCGGGCGAAGAACGCATCGGTGACGCGGACGGACCGCTCCAGTGGGAGCGGGAGGACCGGGGCGAGCAGTTGTCCGTACAGGTCCGTGCCGGACGCCGCCGTCACCGGGGCGAAGGCCTGGCGGTCCTGTTCGGCGCGGAACAGCGGGCCGGCCTCCAGCAGTCGGGACTGCAGCTGGGTGTGGCGGCGGATGCAGTCCTTGACGATGTCGACGAGTTCGGCGGCGCGCCGCTTGTTCTCGGGGTCCTCGGACTCGTCGCGCGCGCGGCGGATGTTGGTGAGGATCGCGTTCTCGTGGCGGTAGCGGTCGGCGACGTGGTCGAGGGCCTCGGCGATCATGTCGGGCACCGCGTTCAGCCAGTCCACCGCCCGTACGTTGCGCCGCGTGGCCTCCAGGGCGCGGCGCAGTGTCTCGGCGTACTGCACGGTGCGGTAGCGGGCCTGTTCGGCGGCGAGCTGGGCGTCGGCGAGGCGGCCCCGGCTGACGAGCACCTCCAGTTTGACCTCGGCGGCGATCTGCGCGCTGGTGACGTCGGTGTCGAGGGCGCCCACCAGGACGTTGACCGCCTCGTCGGTCGTGCGCAGGTAGACGCCTCCGCCGTAGCCGGGGACCTCCTCGACGAGTTTGAAGTCGTAGTCCCGGCGGACGTAGGTGCCGTCCGGGGCGAAGGTGCCGTAGACGGCGCGGAAGCCGCGGTCCACGCTGCCGACGTTGATCAGGTTCTCCAGGACCCAGCGGGCCACGCGTTCGTGCTCGGCGGCCGGGCGGCGGGGGGCCTGGGCGGCGATGCGCGGGAGGAGGCGGGAGACGATCTGTTCCTGGTCGGCGCCCGTGTCGAAGTCCATGTGGAGGGTGACGAGGTCGATGGCGGCGAGGGCGACCTCCGCCATGCCGTACACCGAGTACTCACCGGCGAGGTTGGCCTTGCGGGCGTCCAGGTCGTGCAGGGGCGCGGTGCAGGCGAGTGCGCGCAGGCGGCGGGCCAGGCCCTCGTCGGCGGCCGGTCCCGGGGCGGGGCGTGGGCCCGGCTTGAGCTGGGGCGGAACGCGGTCCGTCGGTGCGGGGGAAGTCACGGTGCACAGAGTAGGTCCTGGGTCTGACATCGGGCCAAACGGGGCGGAGGGCGCCTTCTCGGCGCGGTCTTGTGGCACGGGTGTGCCGGGTTCCGGCTGCCGCCGGGGGGCCTGGCCGTGGCGTTTTTTCTCGCCCCCGCCGCCCCTACCCTCCCCCAGGCTCTCGGCTTCGCTCGAGCAGGGGGGACCCCCATCATCCTCAACCTGGGGGCTCTGCCCCCAGGCCCCCCGGGAGGGGAGATGCGGTCGTGACGGGGCTGTCGCTCAGTCGTGGTTGCTCGCGCCGTTCCCCGCGCCCCTTTTTAGCCGGCGTCCGCCACTCGGCGGGCGTAGACCTTCACCAGGCCCTCTCTGGAGTCGTCCAGGTAGGTCGCGAGGAGGTTTTCGGCGTGGTCCCGTTCGCCGGACCGGAGGGTGTGGAGGAGTTGGCGGTTGCGGGTGAGGTAGGGCTCGTGGAGGCGGCGCGGGTCGTCCACCACGTGGAAGGCCAGGCGTAGTTCGGCGAAGACGCTGCGCATCACCTCGTCCGTGCGGTCGCTGCCCGCGAGCGCGACGAGCGCGCGGTGGAAGTGGATGTTGGCGGTGGAGACGCCCTTCCAGTCGCCCTCTCGGGCCGCCCGGCCGCCCTCCTCGACCGCCGCGGCGAGCCCGTCGACGGCGTACGGCGGGTCGCCCAGGCCGCGCACGACGGCGCACTCGACGAGCCGGCGCACCCGGTAGATGTCCTCCACGTCCTCGACGGTCAGCACTCGTACGAACACGCCCCGGTTGAGCTCGTGGACGAGCAGCCGTTCGTGCGTGAGCAGCCGGAACGCCTCGCGCAGGGTGTTGCGGGAGACGCCCAGCGCCCCGCCGATGCCGTCCTCGGAGAGCCGGGTGCCGGGTGGGAAGTAGCCCTCGGCGATGCGGCTTCTGAGGATGTCCGCCACCCGCTCGGCGGTGCTGGTCCGGCCCAGGAGGGCGCGGTCGTCGGCCAGCGGCGTCAACTGGTCTGCCATGCGCGGAATTCAATCGCAGACAGAAGAACGAGACAACATGGGTATTGAAGGATCGTTCAACGATCCTCTACCTTCCTGAGTAGGGCACACAGGCAAGCACCGCACGGCTCACTCCCCACGCACCCTCCGTCCCCCTCACTGCGAGGTGCTCATGAGCACGACTCCTCCCTCCCGGATCTCCCGGAAGCCCTCCACCGACCCGCACCCCCGCGGCGACACCTCACCGGCCGACGACGGCCCCCTCGCGTTCTGGCGCGCGCTCGGTCCGCGCGGCCGGCGCGCCTTCGGGGGCGCGTTCGGCGGCTACGCGCTGGACTCCTACGACTACTTCACGCTGCCGCTGAGCATGGTGGCGCTGGCCGCCTACTTCGGCCTGGACAGCGGCCAGACGGGACTGATCACCACCGTCACCCTGGTGGTCTCCGCGGTCGGCGGCGCCGTCGCGGGTGTCGTCGCCGACCGGATCGGCCGCGTCAAGGCGCTGCTGATCACCGTGGTCACATACGCCGTCTTCACCGTGGCCTGCGGCTTCGCGCCCAGCTACGAGACGCTGCTGCTCTTCCGCGCGCTGCAGGGGCTCGGCTTCGGCGGCGAGTGGGCGGTCGGCGCGATCCTGGTCGCCGAGTACGCGAGCGCCCGGCACCGGGGCCGCACCCTGGGCGCGATCCAGAGTTCCTGGGCCGTGGGCTGGGGGCTGTCCGTCGTCGTCTACACGGTGGTGTTCTCCTTCGCGGGCGACGACCTCGCCTGGCGGGTGATGTTCTGGACCGGCGCGCTGCCCGCGCTGCTGGTGCTGTGGGTACGGCGCCGGGTGCACGACGCGCCCGAGGCCGCCGCCGTGCGCCGGGAGAACCGCGAGAGCACGGCGAAGGGCTCGTTCGCGGCGATCTTCCGGCCCGGGACGGCGCGGGAGCCCGGGCTGCTGCGCACCACGGTGTTCGCGGGTCTGCTCTCCACCGGCGTCCAGGGCGGCTACTACACGCTGGCCACCTGGGTGCCGACATATCTGAAGTCGGACCGCGGCCTGTCGGTGGTCGGCACCGGCTCCTATCTGACGTTCCTCATCTCGGGTGCCTTCGTCGGCTATCTGACCGGCGGTTACCTCACCGACCGGCTGGGCCGGCGGCGCAACATCTGGCTGTTCGCCGTGCTGTCGGCGATCTGCGTGCTGGCGTACACGCACATCCCCGACGGCGCCAACACGCTCCTCCTTGTGCTCGGTTTCCCGCTCGGGTTCTGCATGTCGGCGATCTTCAGCGGCTTCGGCTCGTACCTGAGCGAGCTGTACCCGACGGCGGTGCGGG
The DNA window shown above is from Streptomyces sp. NBC_00670 and carries:
- a CDS encoding GntR family transcriptional regulator, producing the protein MADQLTPLADDRALLGRTSTAERVADILRSRIAEGYFPPGTRLSEDGIGGALGVSRNTLREAFRLLTHERLLVHELNRGVFVRVLTVEDVEDIYRVRRLVECAVVRGLGDPPYAVDGLAAAVEEGGRAAREGDWKGVSTANIHFHRALVALAGSDRTDEVMRSVFAELRLAFHVVDDPRRLHEPYLTRNRQLLHTLRSGERDHAENLLATYLDDSREGLVKVYARRVADAG
- a CDS encoding MFS transporter, with the protein product MSTTPPSRISRKPSTDPHPRGDTSPADDGPLAFWRALGPRGRRAFGGAFGGYALDSYDYFTLPLSMVALAAYFGLDSGQTGLITTVTLVVSAVGGAVAGVVADRIGRVKALLITVVTYAVFTVACGFAPSYETLLLFRALQGLGFGGEWAVGAILVAEYASARHRGRTLGAIQSSWAVGWGLSVVVYTVVFSFAGDDLAWRVMFWTGALPALLVLWVRRRVHDAPEAAAVRRENRESTAKGSFAAIFRPGTAREPGLLRTTVFAGLLSTGVQGGYYTLATWVPTYLKSDRGLSVVGTGSYLTFLISGAFVGYLTGGYLTDRLGRRRNIWLFAVLSAICVLAYTHIPDGANTLLLVLGFPLGFCMSAIFSGFGSYLSELYPTAVRGTGQGFTYNTGRAVGAVFPTLVGYLADSWGVGGALVFGALGYGLAALALLGLPETRGKELQ